The following coding sequences lie in one Apium graveolens cultivar Ventura chromosome 1, ASM990537v1, whole genome shotgun sequence genomic window:
- the LOC141672590 gene encoding uncharacterized protein LOC141672590 — translation MPDRLDSSVEWEPLRDGDNQVKFRTRYGQFLRANGGLPPWRNSITHDIPQRTATRDWIFWYIDVVEVVPPKPMQKSIADHSDSFGSTESSTPNTPASFSGPESADSFVSSPPKRGDGRLIFYHISNEYGDVDEDLDELVITFKGTGVDELTKRLEEETGLTDITVCSRSPLNGKLYPLRLHLPPNNVTMNVVVVQSS, via the exons ATGCCAGACAGGCTGGACTCCTCTGTTGAATGGGAGCCTCTTAGAGATGGTGATAACCAGGTGAAGTTCAGAACTCGATATGGTCAGTTTCTTCGAGCCAATGGTGGTCTTCCACCATGGAGAAACTCTATTACTCATGACATTCCTCAGCGGACAGCTACTAGGGATTGGATTTTCTGGTACATTGATGTTGTTGAGGTTGTCCCGCCAAAGCCAATGCAGAAGTCGATTGCTGATCACTCTGATTCTTTCGGTTCTACTGAATCTAGCACACCTAATACTCCTGCCAGTTTCTCCGGGCCTGAG TCTGCTGATTCTTTTGTCAGTTCGCCACCAAAGAGAGGTGATGGAAGGCTAATATTTTATCACATTTCTAATGAATATGGGGATGTAGATGAAGATTTGGATGAACTTGTGATTACCTTCAAGGGGACTGGAGTTGACGAGTTAACAAAGAGGTTGGAGGAAGAGACTGGACTCACTGATATCACCGTGTGTTCGCGGAGCCCTTTGAATGGAAAGCTTTACCCACTTAGGTTGCACCTTCCTCCCAATAATGTGACAATGAATGTTGTTGTAGTCCAATCCTCATAA